CCTAGGAACACAGGTGCTAGGTAAATATTCTTAATCATTTAAACTACAAACCTCTTCCTAACTAGCCTAATATTTGTTATATTATTCATGTACATTCGACCCATAGACACTTTCAATCTTGCACGTTGAAGCATAAAAAACAcattacttttttcttttttaacaaaCACAATTGCAAATTAAATTAGTACCCAATACCGAATATATATTACCCATATAGTATGTAGGCCTAGTTCTTACTTTTCTTTATACTTTTCTGGAAAGGCCTGCACGTTCGTAGAGCTTAGGTTTGCAATAAGAACCCTTTtgcaatttccaattttggcATTAAGTTCCACGCCTATATAAATTTATCTGGATAGCCATGCTATCCCGCACTAATTAATCTCGAGCCAAATACATGGATTTGAGTAACGAAATGAGTTCTGCCAACCTACTCCAAGCTCAAGCCCACATTTGGAATTGCATTTTCAGTTTCATAAACCCTATGTCTCTCAAATGTGCAGTTCAACTAGGTATACCAGacatcataaagaaacatgGCAATCCCATGAGCCTTTCTGATCTTATATCTGCATTGCCAATccacccaaaaaaatccaattgtgTCCACCGGCTCATGCGAATCTTAGTGCACTCGGGCTTCTTCTGTCGCCAAAAGCTGAGTGAACTTGATGAGGAAGAAGGTTATGTGCTCACGGATGCTTCCAGGCTCCTTCTTAAGGACGATCCCTTAAGCGCAAGACCCTTCTTACTTGGCCAGCTTGATCCTTTTATAACCAAACCGTGGCATTACTTTAGCACTTGGTTCCAAAATGATGACCCTACAGCATGTTTCACGGCGCATGGGACAACATTTTGGGATTTGGGGAACCTCGAGCCAAGTCTTTCCCACAGTTTCAATGATTCCATGGCTAGTGATGCTCGACTAATCTCGAAGGTGGTGAGTAATGAGTATAAGGGGGTGTTTGAGGGATTGGAGTCCTTGGTTGATGTTGGGGGTGGTATAGGAACCATGTCCAAGGCCATTGCTGATGTATTTCCCCATGTGGAATGCATTGTATTTGATCTCCCACATGTGGTCGCTGACCTAAAAGGGAGTAagaacttgaaattttttggaggGGACATGTTTGAGGCCATTCCTCCCACAGATGCAATTTTAATGAAGGTACGTACATTTCGTTGATTATGTTACCCCCAATCAAGttattatatatgcatatacacGAGCAGTTGAGAGCAATCAGTAAGTAAGTTAATATGACATTGAAAATTCCTTCTCATTGTAGAATGTGATTTCATGGTGTATGGTGATATTTTAGATCCCTTCTAGTTTCATGGTGTCGGTGCATGTGATAATTACATGCATGCAAGTAACAAGGACCACTCATTAAACCTTTTAAATTTTACCCTCCTGCTGCAGATATTTTAAGCTAAGAAATTAGTTAACACCGGATTAGGACATTTCCCCTTCAAACTTGTGAAGctataataatttgaattatttgaagaaGCAAAGAAATTGAACACATAGCATAGATAATGTTTCCCAACAAACATACGATTGGCCTTATTTTTAACACGTATGCTATTTCCCTTAACTacatgttttttgtttataccctttccttttgctttgttttcgtttttatcttttttatcttCAAATTTTATGTACATGGTGGAGTTTTAGAGTAGTGATAGATAAAGGTCATATTCCATTTTTATTATAGCACCGACTAGtatcatttttattatatatctTAATAATTGTTTAAGATCGAAATTCTCTATTTGTATATCCGTCTCTTATGAATGGTGACTGCTCATGACTAGCAGTGGATATTGCATGACTGGTCCGATGAAGAATGTATAAAAATACTTCAGCGATCTAAAGAGGCAATTacaaggaaggaaaagaaaggcaAGGTGATTATCATCGACATGGTAATGAAGCAGAAGGGAGATGACCAATCAATTGAGCCGCAGCTCTTCTTCGATATGTTGATGATGGTGTTGTTTACAGGAAAAGAAAGGACTGAGAAAGAATGGGCTAAGCTATTTTCTGATGCAGGTTTCAGCGACTATAAGATAACTCCCATTTGCGGTTTAAGGTATCTAATTGAGGTTTATCCTTGATATTCTCCTCTCCGGCTTGTATTGGTTTGGAACAATTTACATATACGCTTGTAATATTCATGTTTAAGCCAATTGAGGTTTATCCGTGATGTATAATTGTTTAACGAATAAAATTGTTcttgcattttgtttttgtgatatttgattagaataatttatatatcaaaCTATATACCTCTGTAATCCAGTTGAAGGTAATATTTGAGGTTTATCTTTGATAAGCTCCAGCCTGAATAATCACAAGGACTTATGTGGCCTTCGACATGTAGTGTCCCTTCTTATAGAAAAATACTAGGCATATCACATTTTTATACTACATTATGTACCACTTCTCTAATAGACGTCGACCCCATCAATACACGTTACCCTTTCTTATATGTTGCTCTGGTAAAATACTCTATAGCCAAGCTCAATCAAAACTCAAGGTTGGGGTGTGATTTGACAAGTATTAGGGAGTCGGCTTAGGTAAGCTAATTCATTTAATTCTAAACCATTAGTAGGATCGTACTCTTTAAGCTTTTAATGCGGAAGCCCCAAAAGCAAACTCAAATGTATGATTCTTTGTTTAGTCAAttctttgaagaaaataaagaaattaagagaGTCAAATTTCTAATTAAGAGTCAAATTTCTAAGTTAACTAACATTTTGGCTATTAAATAtacaaaagaaattaagagTCAAAAATACTTTTCCCCAACACTATTTGCTTCCTCAAAAGAAATTGGTCAAAACTCCAGAATTTTGGATCTTTTTAAACatgtaaaaattaatattctaTTGTTAGATGCAATTAAATAAGTTCATGTTTGtgctaaaattttaaaggATATGTACACCTATAAAAGAAAGCATAATTAATATCAAGAAAACTGCATTTTTAGTCCTACTCTTTCATGTAGAATGGGGAAAAGATTTATTCGTGCTAGACGTTTACTTTAGGTACCAGTGTCAAGATTTATTAAGTGTACTTGTACCTAGGTCTTGGTGAGGTGAAAGCTATAAAAGTGAAATTGCAAAGGTCTTATCCT
This Prunus dulcis unplaced genomic scaffold, ALMONDv2, whole genome shotgun sequence DNA region includes the following protein-coding sequences:
- the LOC117613692 gene encoding trans-resveratrol di-O-methyltransferase-like; this encodes MDLSNEMSSANLLQAQAHIWNCIFSFINPMSLKCAVQLGIPDIIKKHGNPMSLSDLISALPIHPKKSNCVHRLMRILVHSGFFCRQKLSELDEEEGYVLTDASRLLLKDDPLSARPFLLGQLDPFITKPWHYFSTWFQNDDPTACFTAHGTTFWDLGNLEPSLSHSFNDSMASDARLISKVVSNEYKGVFEGLESLVDVGGGIGTMSKAIADVFPHVECIVFDLPHVVADLKGSKNLKFFGGDMFEAIPPTDAILMKWILHDWSDEECIKILQRSKEAITRKEKKGKVIIIDMVMKQKGDDQSIEPQLFFDMLMMVLFTGKERTEKEWAKLFSDAGFSDYKITPICGLRYLIEVYP